A genomic window from Terriglobia bacterium includes:
- the dacB gene encoding D-alanyl-D-alanine carboxypeptidase/D-alanyl-D-alanine-endopeptidase, translating to MAPLRCVPGGRSSHALLHHSTLRLFRVALAITVVVCALLVPLQAAAQSDTLAGKIESILESSPAGRGFWGIEVVRLSDGEILYMRNPQHLFQPASNMKMFTTSAALSTLGPDFIFRTTVESSAPPDPQGRVPDLILVGRGDPNLGSRVVPYQYNSPERLPADLDFEKLADQIAASGIREVSGNLYADDTYFVHEPYGTDWAVDDLAWDYGAPITALAFNDNSLRLKIRPAAFPGPRAQIVMDAGDGYYKIASDVTTTASGIPAKIEISRFPGSMELDIWGHIPVGSHDVDEYISIEGPPLFIGEMFRKLLEQRGVKVDGKVVVREVMPEEAAHRPEARAPEQRVVLAEHDSLPLSQDVKVTLKVSQNLHAEMLLRTMSQVEHHQGSAEDGLKILGGFLQKVGIAPEEVQFEDGSGLSRGTLVTPDAVMKLLQFDARQPWFQAFYDALPVAGVDGTLADRFRGTPLQGRVHAKTGSLEHVNALSGYMNLPGDRRLAFVIIGNQYAVNWTEATKVLDQIALEIYRRYADTR from the coding sequence ATGGCGCCTCTGCGATGCGTGCCTGGCGGGCGGTCTTCACACGCCCTGCTGCATCATTCAACCTTGCGCCTGTTCCGCGTTGCTCTCGCGATCACCGTTGTAGTTTGCGCGCTGCTCGTTCCGCTCCAGGCCGCTGCACAGTCCGACACCTTAGCTGGAAAGATCGAGTCCATTCTTGAATCTTCGCCTGCCGGCCGGGGATTCTGGGGGATTGAAGTCGTGCGGCTTTCCGATGGCGAAATTCTCTACATGCGGAACCCGCAGCACCTCTTCCAGCCGGCCTCCAATATGAAGATGTTCACCACCTCGGCGGCGCTCAGCACGCTGGGGCCGGATTTCATTTTTCGAACCACGGTGGAGAGTTCAGCACCGCCGGACCCCCAAGGCCGCGTGCCAGACCTCATCCTCGTGGGGCGAGGCGATCCGAACCTTGGCAGCCGCGTTGTGCCTTATCAGTACAACTCACCGGAGCGCCTTCCGGCTGACCTCGACTTTGAAAAACTTGCTGACCAGATTGCGGCCAGTGGCATTCGCGAAGTCAGCGGCAATCTTTACGCGGATGACACTTATTTCGTCCATGAGCCCTACGGGACCGATTGGGCCGTGGATGACCTTGCCTGGGATTACGGAGCGCCGATCACTGCCCTGGCGTTCAATGACAATTCCTTGAGGCTCAAAATCCGTCCGGCAGCCTTCCCTGGCCCCAGGGCGCAAATCGTGATGGATGCGGGCGATGGCTACTACAAAATCGCTAGTGATGTGACGACCACGGCTTCAGGAATTCCGGCCAAAATTGAGATCAGCCGGTTTCCAGGCTCCATGGAACTTGACATCTGGGGCCACATTCCCGTGGGTTCACACGACGTGGACGAATACATATCCATTGAGGGCCCGCCGCTGTTCATCGGTGAAATGTTCCGCAAGCTTCTGGAGCAGCGCGGCGTGAAGGTGGACGGCAAAGTGGTGGTCAGGGAGGTCATGCCTGAGGAAGCCGCCCACCGACCAGAAGCCCGAGCCCCGGAGCAGCGCGTAGTTCTGGCTGAGCATGATTCCCTCCCGCTGAGCCAGGATGTGAAGGTCACACTCAAGGTCAGCCAGAACCTGCACGCTGAAATGCTGCTGCGGACCATGTCGCAGGTTGAGCATCATCAGGGAAGCGCTGAAGACGGACTGAAGATTCTCGGTGGATTTCTGCAGAAGGTTGGGATTGCCCCCGAAGAAGTCCAGTTTGAGGACGGGTCAGGCCTGTCACGCGGAACGCTGGTGACTCCCGACGCAGTGATGAAACTCCTGCAGTTTGACGCGCGCCAACCCTGGTTTCAGGCATTTTATGATGCGCTGCCGGTGGCCGGGGTTGATGGCACCCTGGCGGACCGGTTTCGCGGCACTCCGTTGCAAGGCCGCGTCCACGCCAAAACCGGCTCGCTCGAACACGTGAACGCGCTTTCCGGCTATATGAATTTGCCGGGAGACCGCCGTCTGGCTTTCGTAATCATCGGAAATCAATATGCCGTCAACTGGACCGAGGCGACGAAAGTGCTTGACCAGATCGCGCTGGAGATTTACCGCCGGTACGCAGATACGCGATAA
- a CDS encoding LOG family protein — protein sequence MKTVTIFGSSLPGEGTEMYQQARQLGGRLAQAGFAICNGGYGGLMEASARGARESGGHTIGVTCDVWTTTANRWIVEEVRTATFMERLLTLIERGDSYVVLPGGTGTLAELALVWEMMNKSALCRAVGGPKPLLVMLPYWRPVIDCLNQEAELAGQSNRARGPAIEMITTVHTVDEAVARVIKEI from the coding sequence ATGAAAACGGTCACTATCTTTGGCAGTTCGCTTCCCGGAGAAGGCACGGAGATGTACCAGCAAGCGCGACAACTGGGAGGACGTCTGGCGCAGGCGGGCTTCGCCATCTGTAACGGCGGTTACGGCGGACTGATGGAAGCGTCGGCCCGCGGAGCGCGAGAGTCCGGCGGACACACCATCGGCGTCACCTGCGACGTGTGGACCACCACGGCAAACCGCTGGATTGTGGAAGAAGTCCGCACCGCGACGTTCATGGAGCGCCTGCTCACGCTGATTGAGCGAGGTGATTCTTACGTTGTGCTGCCCGGCGGCACGGGAACGCTGGCGGAATTAGCGCTGGTGTGGGAGATGATGAACAAGTCGGCCCTCTGCCGGGCCGTGGGCGGGCCAAAGCCGCTGCTGGTGATGCTCCCGTACTGGCGGCCAGTGATCGATTGCCTGAATCAGGAAGCCGAACTTGCCGGGCAATCAAACAGGGCAAGAGGCCCCGCCATTGAAATGATCACCACCGTCCATACGGTGGATGAAGCTGTCGCGCGCGTGATAAAAGAGATTTAG
- a CDS encoding endonuclease MutS2, giving the protein MNDSGSSSATLDRYSCRVLEFDAVKELLREYLSGPISHPLIAALAPDDDLDNIRVALERVREAGNYLRQGTRPSLGGLEDPGPILGRLRVEGIACTAREILTVLAVMGKGQELRKNFAADSFPHLASLAGALPDFRSLLSALDGKIHPDGSVDSSASPELARLRRSIERLRHEIEKTLETLMRRLSRDKVLQDAVVTLRNERLVVPIRAEEKRHVPGVIHGASSSGATVFLEPMETVPLNNELVELEDHEYAETQRILGEYTEKLRQRLADLLTTASTLAELDLVFAKADFAAAYDCCIPQLGGGQGIALGDVRHPLLEKSLRRAGRKSVPLRITLQGPKNMMVISGPNAGGKTVALKTVGIAVLMAQAGLPVAASDAQLPLFHRVLADIGDQQSIQANLSTFSAHITSIRNMVEVVGPSDLVLLDELGSSTEPGEGAALAIAVLEHFRKSRALTFVTTHHGRLKAYGSETAEAENAAMEFDEETLQPAYRLLVGLPGKSSALDIAARLGLQEEIVAKARELIGTEEADASALLAALHEQRSLVESQLANLQAEENRLLARAVELETKAEQERRAKLKDLDARLEQTLRAMEKRWDEALADLRARVEKPRLPRGVERKVLALKQEAREEWNAEVLNALSEPSRGQQITPETPVAVGDQVRVPNLATMGTVTEVMDGHLQVQAGNLRVRIARAEAEIVARKSAPPENTPLPRGRLGMKIENAPSEVPDEINVIGNTAEEARDRVDEFLDRAYTAGRTRLRIIHGFGKGILRRSLHEMFASHPHVERFYPAPQGEGGGGATIVELRN; this is encoded by the coding sequence ATGAACGATTCTGGCTCTTCTTCCGCAACGCTCGATCGCTATTCCTGCCGCGTTCTCGAATTCGACGCGGTCAAGGAGCTTCTGCGCGAATATCTTTCCGGTCCCATCAGCCACCCTCTGATTGCGGCGCTCGCTCCCGATGACGATCTCGATAACATCAGGGTTGCGCTTGAGCGCGTGCGCGAGGCCGGGAATTATCTCCGCCAGGGGACGCGGCCGTCGCTCGGAGGGCTGGAGGACCCGGGCCCGATTCTTGGCCGCCTCCGCGTGGAGGGAATTGCCTGCACCGCGCGCGAAATCCTGACCGTCCTGGCCGTGATGGGGAAAGGCCAGGAACTGAGAAAGAATTTCGCCGCGGATTCTTTTCCTCATCTGGCGAGTCTGGCGGGCGCGCTGCCGGATTTTCGCTCGCTGCTTTCGGCGCTTGATGGCAAGATCCACCCGGACGGCTCCGTCGATTCTTCCGCCAGCCCGGAGCTTGCGCGGCTGCGCCGATCCATTGAACGCCTGCGGCATGAAATCGAGAAGACGCTGGAAACCCTGATGCGGCGGCTCAGCCGCGACAAGGTGCTGCAGGATGCCGTGGTCACGCTGCGCAATGAGCGGCTTGTGGTCCCCATCCGCGCGGAAGAAAAGCGGCATGTGCCCGGTGTGATCCACGGCGCCAGCTCTTCAGGAGCTACGGTTTTCCTTGAACCGATGGAGACAGTGCCGCTGAATAATGAGCTGGTTGAGCTCGAAGACCACGAGTATGCTGAAACGCAGCGAATCCTGGGTGAATATACGGAAAAGCTTCGCCAGCGCCTGGCTGACCTGCTGACCACTGCTTCCACCCTCGCTGAGTTGGACCTGGTTTTTGCGAAGGCTGATTTTGCGGCGGCTTACGATTGCTGCATACCTCAGCTTGGCGGCGGGCAGGGCATTGCGCTTGGGGACGTTCGGCATCCGCTGCTTGAAAAATCGCTCCGTCGGGCCGGCCGGAAGTCTGTTCCGCTGCGGATCACCTTGCAGGGTCCCAAGAACATGATGGTGATCAGCGGGCCGAACGCCGGTGGCAAGACGGTGGCGCTGAAGACCGTGGGAATTGCCGTGCTGATGGCCCAGGCCGGGCTGCCGGTAGCCGCCAGCGATGCGCAATTGCCGCTGTTCCATCGCGTGCTGGCGGACATTGGTGATCAGCAATCCATCCAGGCGAACCTCAGCACCTTTTCGGCGCACATCACCAGCATCCGCAACATGGTTGAGGTTGTGGGGCCGAGTGACCTGGTCCTGCTGGACGAGCTGGGATCGAGCACAGAGCCTGGCGAAGGCGCCGCGCTGGCGATAGCGGTCCTTGAGCATTTCAGGAAGTCGCGCGCGCTCACCTTTGTAACCACCCACCACGGCCGGCTGAAAGCCTACGGCAGCGAAACTGCGGAAGCCGAAAACGCTGCGATGGAGTTCGACGAGGAAACGCTTCAACCCGCTTACAGGCTGCTGGTGGGCCTGCCGGGGAAATCGAGCGCTCTGGATATCGCTGCGCGCCTCGGATTGCAGGAAGAAATTGTGGCGAAGGCCCGCGAACTGATCGGGACGGAGGAGGCAGATGCCTCGGCGCTTCTGGCCGCTCTGCACGAACAGCGCTCGCTGGTGGAGTCGCAGTTGGCGAACCTCCAGGCGGAAGAGAACAGGTTGCTGGCACGTGCCGTCGAACTGGAAACCAAAGCCGAGCAGGAACGCCGCGCAAAGCTGAAAGATCTCGACGCGCGCCTTGAACAAACGCTGCGGGCGATGGAAAAACGCTGGGACGAAGCTCTGGCGGACCTGCGCGCCCGCGTTGAAAAGCCCCGGCTGCCCAGGGGAGTTGAGCGCAAGGTCCTGGCGCTGAAGCAGGAGGCGCGCGAGGAATGGAACGCGGAGGTGCTGAACGCTCTGTCGGAGCCCTCCCGCGGTCAGCAAATCACTCCTGAGACGCCGGTTGCCGTGGGCGACCAGGTGCGCGTGCCGAACCTTGCCACGATGGGGACGGTTACAGAGGTTATGGATGGCCATCTTCAGGTCCAGGCAGGGAACCTGCGGGTGCGAATTGCCAGGGCTGAGGCGGAGATCGTGGCCAGGAAATCGGCGCCGCCAGAGAACACCCCGCTCCCCCGAGGCCGCCTGGGTATGAAGATTGAGAATGCTCCCTCGGAGGTGCCGGACGAAATCAATGTGATCGGCAACACGGCGGAGGAAGCGCGCGACCGGGTGGATGAGTTTCTGGACCGGGCCTATACTGCTGGCCGAACCCGACTGCGGATCATCCACGGATTTGGGAAGGGCATCCTGCGCAGGAGCCTCCATGAAATGTTCGCCTCGCATCCGCACGTGGAAAGGTTTTACCCTGCGCCACAGGGCGAAGGCGGCGGGGGCGCCACCATCGTCGAGCTAAGGAATTGA
- a CDS encoding adenine phosphoribosyltransferase, giving the protein MDNLKALIREVPDFPKPGILFYDITTLLKDPVGLHAAVDSLADHYVGQVIDRVVGIEARGFIFAPMVAYRLNAGFVPVRKPKKLPAETARVEYSLEYGKDSLEVHRDAISQGQRVLIIDDLLATGGTAAAVAELVEQLGGNVAGAGFLIELEFLNGKEKLTKYDLHSVLKY; this is encoded by the coding sequence GTGGACAATCTCAAGGCGCTGATCCGTGAAGTTCCAGACTTTCCCAAACCAGGAATACTGTTTTACGACATCACAACGCTGCTGAAGGACCCGGTGGGCCTGCACGCGGCTGTGGACTCTCTGGCCGACCATTACGTTGGCCAGGTGATCGATCGCGTGGTGGGAATTGAGGCGCGCGGCTTCATCTTTGCGCCCATGGTGGCCTATCGGCTGAATGCTGGATTCGTTCCCGTGCGCAAGCCGAAAAAGCTTCCCGCCGAAACGGCGCGTGTGGAATACAGCCTGGAGTATGGCAAGGACAGTCTGGAAGTCCACCGGGACGCGATCAGCCAAGGCCAGCGAGTGCTGATCATTGACGATCTGCTGGCCACAGGCGGCACCGCGGCGGCAGTCGCCGAACTCGTGGAGCAACTCGGCGGCAACGTGGCAGGCGCCGGCTTCCTGATTGAACTCGAATTCCTGAACGGGAAGGAAAAACTCACGAAGTACGATTTGCACTCGGTGCTGAAGTATTGA
- a CDS encoding acylphosphatase, giving the protein MKKTARKYVVNGRVQGVGFRFFAENWANRLGLSGHVKNCADGSVEAYAIGDAAALEEFKARLAEGPRGARVDQIQEFEEQVHRDYKRFVIESDW; this is encoded by the coding sequence TTGAAAAAGACGGCCAGAAAATACGTGGTTAACGGGCGCGTGCAGGGTGTCGGTTTTCGGTTTTTCGCAGAGAACTGGGCCAATCGCCTGGGGCTTTCGGGGCACGTTAAGAATTGCGCGGACGGTTCCGTGGAAGCTTACGCGATCGGCGATGCGGCTGCGCTCGAGGAATTCAAGGCCCGTCTGGCGGAAGGCCCGCGCGGCGCGCGCGTGGACCAGATCCAGGAATTTGAAGAGCAGGTGCACCGCGACTACAAACGCTTTGTCATTGAAAGCGACTGGTAG
- the glpD gene encoding glycerol-3-phosphate dehydrogenase, with the protein MKRNVDALSETQFDLAIIGGGINGASTAREAALRGMKVALVDAGDFAAGTSSRSSKLIHGGLRYLDQFEFRLVHEARRERRLLCKLAPHLAWPVPFLFPIYRGDPYSPLKVRLGLSIYDLLGNLGAADRHQTLSKEEMLRRIPRLEPEGLREGALYHDSLTDDARLTIENIVDAAAHGAAVANYAEVRGFMLGTRKGNGCPTVTTAEVEDRRAGRRFEISSRFWVNATGPWVDGVRAMLPGYDGSKTVRLTKGTHIVVPPVAGDFALFAAILPGKRIFLMMPWHRHGLLGTTDTDYDRDPAQVRPDIGDVEYLLGAVNRVLRQPLHETDVIGAYAGLRALAIQPGASPSENTREYRLHQDPWADNLITVCGGKLTTSRSLAEKLVDHVAASLPGDAPSGWTAHPTRSTPLPGGHTDNFEKYSRDAAKDAVQLFDIPQAAAERIVRTYGTRWQQVLEPVRSDRKLADPLPGAADCLGAEAAFAVEQEMAREIDDFLLRRSGLSWYAADALREAVPAVAEIFADRLGWDSARRETAVRDFHRAGHFSFEGVS; encoded by the coding sequence ATGAAACGCAATGTGGATGCGCTGTCGGAGACGCAATTCGACCTGGCCATCATCGGGGGCGGCATCAACGGAGCGTCTACAGCGCGTGAAGCGGCCTTGCGCGGCATGAAAGTCGCGCTGGTGGACGCGGGCGATTTCGCGGCCGGCACCTCCAGCCGGTCTTCGAAACTGATCCACGGCGGGCTGCGATACCTCGACCAGTTCGAATTCCGGCTGGTGCACGAAGCCCGGCGCGAACGGCGGCTGCTCTGCAAACTCGCGCCCCATCTGGCGTGGCCGGTGCCGTTTCTGTTTCCCATCTACCGCGGGGATCCGTATTCCCCGCTGAAGGTCCGGCTGGGGCTGAGCATTTACGATCTGCTGGGCAATCTTGGAGCGGCCGACCGCCACCAGACGCTGAGCAAGGAGGAGATGCTGCGGCGCATCCCAAGGCTCGAGCCGGAGGGCCTGCGCGAGGGCGCGCTCTATCACGACTCGTTGACGGATGACGCGCGGCTGACCATTGAAAACATTGTGGACGCCGCAGCACACGGGGCGGCGGTCGCCAACTATGCGGAAGTCCGCGGTTTCATGCTGGGTACGCGAAAAGGAAACGGTTGTCCCACCGTGACCACTGCCGAGGTGGAAGACCGCCGGGCCGGCCGCCGGTTTGAAATCTCCTCGCGATTCTGGGTAAACGCAACCGGCCCCTGGGTGGACGGTGTGAGGGCAATGCTGCCGGGCTATGACGGGTCAAAAACGGTGCGGCTGACCAAGGGTACACACATTGTGGTCCCGCCCGTCGCGGGCGACTTTGCCCTGTTCGCGGCCATCCTGCCGGGCAAGCGCATTTTTTTGATGATGCCATGGCACCGCCATGGCCTGCTGGGAACCACGGACACCGACTATGATCGAGATCCAGCCCAGGTGCGTCCGGATATTGGCGACGTTGAATATCTTCTCGGAGCGGTGAATCGGGTGCTGCGCCAGCCGCTGCACGAAACCGACGTGATCGGCGCGTATGCGGGCCTGCGGGCGCTGGCCATCCAGCCTGGCGCAAGCCCGTCGGAAAACACCCGCGAGTATCGCCTGCACCAGGACCCTTGGGCCGACAATCTGATCACTGTTTGCGGAGGTAAACTGACCACTTCGCGTTCGCTGGCAGAAAAACTTGTCGATCACGTGGCGGCCAGCCTGCCGGGCGATGCACCGTCCGGATGGACAGCGCACCCGACGCGCAGCACACCACTGCCCGGCGGCCACACGGATAATTTCGAAAAGTATTCGAGGGATGCTGCGAAGGATGCAGTGCAACTTTTTGATATTCCGCAGGCCGCGGCTGAGCGCATCGTGAGGACCTATGGCACGCGCTGGCAGCAGGTGCTGGAGCCTGTCCGCTCAGACCGCAAGCTGGCCGACCCGCTTCCCGGCGCCGCGGATTGCCTGGGCGCGGAGGCCGCATTTGCAGTTGAGCAGGAGATGGCCCGCGAGATTGATGACTTTCTCCTGCGCCGCTCCGGGCTGAGCTGGTACGCTGCTGACGCGCTTCGCGAAGCCGTGCCGGCCGTGGCGGAGATTTTTGCCGATCGACTCGGATGGGACTCGGCGCGGCGCGAGACCGCCGTTCGAGATTTTCATCGTGCCGGCCATTTCAGCTTTGAAGGCGTGAGTTAA
- a CDS encoding CBS domain-containing protein, with the protein MTVSTLTESRGEVFSIAEATTVYAAARYLREKQVRAVAVCDSQGKVVGVVSQSDISDKVAAENKCPEWVRASEIMSTRLVTVSPQESIEQCFELMEMYGIYHLLVIAENGAYRGMISIQDLLKIIAFQNKALAESLEDYIVGRR; encoded by the coding sequence ATGACGGTTTCAACCTTGACCGAGTCGCGGGGGGAAGTTTTTTCGATTGCTGAAGCTACCACAGTTTATGCAGCAGCTCGCTACCTCCGGGAAAAGCAGGTCCGCGCCGTTGCCGTGTGCGACAGCCAGGGGAAAGTAGTCGGCGTTGTATCGCAGAGCGACATCTCTGACAAAGTTGCTGCTGAGAATAAATGTCCTGAATGGGTCCGCGCATCAGAGATCATGAGCACACGCCTGGTTACGGTCTCTCCGCAAGAATCGATCGAGCAATGCTTTGAGTTGATGGAAATGTATGGCATTTACCATCTGCTGGTGATTGCCGAAAACGGCGCGTACCGCGGCATGATTTCGATCCAGGACTTGCTGAAGATCATTGCGTTTCAAAACAAGGCGCTTGCCGAAAGTCTGGAAGATTACATCGTGGGCAGGCGTTAG
- the ispF gene encoding 2-C-methyl-D-erythritol 2,4-cyclodiphosphate synthase, translating into MNSRCAHRIGFGNDVHRLAAGRKLILGGVHVPFEMGPVGHSDGDALAHAVCDALLGAAALGDIGRHFPDTSPEWHNASSLMFLRRAQELLDQEGYRIVNVDSTISLERPKLAPFIPQMKEKIAEALGIEPQQVSIKAKTGEGVDAVGRGEAIRADAVVLIEPLAAAFPQQQNRRPQAHSI; encoded by the coding sequence GTGAACTCGAGATGCGCGCACCGGATCGGTTTTGGCAACGACGTCCACCGGCTGGCCGCGGGCAGGAAGCTCATTCTCGGCGGAGTCCACGTTCCCTTCGAGATGGGTCCCGTGGGCCATTCCGATGGCGATGCGCTGGCCCACGCCGTGTGTGATGCCCTGCTGGGGGCGGCCGCGCTCGGCGACATCGGCCGGCACTTTCCCGATACTTCGCCCGAGTGGCACAATGCCTCGAGCCTGATGTTTCTGCGTCGCGCGCAGGAATTGCTCGACCAGGAAGGATACCGGATTGTCAACGTCGATTCCACCATCAGCCTGGAGCGCCCCAAGCTGGCGCCTTTTATCCCGCAGATGAAGGAAAAAATCGCCGAAGCGCTTGGCATCGAGCCGCAGCAGGTAAGCATCAAGGCGAAAACTGGCGAAGGCGTTGACGCCGTCGGCAGGGGCGAGGCCATCCGCGCCGACGCTGTGGTCCTGATTGAGCCGCTGGCCGCCGCATTCCCGCAGCAGCAGAACAGGCGGCCACAGGCGCATTCCATATAG
- the ispD gene encoding 2-C-methyl-D-erythritol 4-phosphate cytidylyltransferase: MRVLAIIPAAGAGVRMGSETPKQFLSIDGVPIVVHTLRKFNDAESIDEIYLGLRPEDMERAHVELQREQFQKPVRLVAGGSTRQQTVSLALQKASPDTDIVVVHDAVRPFVSPEMIHLSVEAARKSGAAIFGVPSVDTVKQVERQTILGTIPRERIVLAQTPQAFRFNIIKEACDRAEADGYDGTDEASLVERLGGAVTVLMGSDRNIKITKPSDLPLARLFLAQEHEQAERREKLLM; this comes from the coding sequence ATGAGAGTGTTAGCCATTATTCCCGCTGCGGGCGCGGGCGTGCGCATGGGCAGTGAAACGCCCAAACAGTTTCTTTCCATCGACGGCGTGCCGATCGTGGTGCACACTCTGCGGAAATTCAACGACGCCGAATCAATTGACGAAATCTATTTGGGCTTGCGGCCTGAGGATATGGAGCGCGCCCACGTCGAGCTTCAACGGGAACAATTCCAAAAACCCGTTCGCCTGGTTGCCGGCGGCTCAACGCGCCAGCAGACCGTTTCCTTGGCCCTTCAGAAAGCCTCTCCGGACACCGACATCGTCGTGGTACACGATGCCGTACGCCCTTTTGTGAGCCCGGAGATGATCCATCTCTCGGTCGAGGCGGCGCGCAAGTCGGGCGCGGCAATTTTTGGCGTTCCCAGTGTGGACACGGTAAAGCAGGTGGAGCGGCAAACCATTCTGGGAACCATTCCGCGCGAACGGATTGTGCTGGCGCAGACACCCCAGGCCTTTCGCTTCAACATCATTAAAGAAGCCTGCGACCGCGCGGAAGCAGACGGCTACGATGGGACGGATGAGGCCAGTCTGGTGGAAAGGCTGGGTGGCGCGGTCACCGTTCTGATGGGCTCGGACCGGAACATCAAAATCACCAAGCCTTCGGACCTGCCGCTGGCCCGCCTCTTTCTTGCGCAGGAGCACGAACAGGCCGAACGCCGCGAGAAATTGCTCATGTAA
- a CDS encoding PIN domain-containing protein, whose protein sequence is MAWEMAIRVIFIISVIAAGYHLRPFHWSSLVSSLVGAVLAFAFVFIEMRLRQASLKRLIGAAVGGTLGVVGALIISHLLNLTSLERMSISYVQIILLLLLGYVGIVVGASKGDLLNLAAMGGIFAAERQGRKSSKILDTSVIIDGRIADICETGFIEGPLILPQFVLRELQLVADSTDPMKRNRGRRGLDVMHRIQKIATVQVQIVEEDFPHIREVDLKLIELAKKLEGKILTNDFNLNKVAQLQRVPVLNINELANALKPVVLPGEIMRVFILKEGKEFNQGVAYLDDGTMVVVDNAKKMISKTIDISVTSVLQTTAGKMIFGKYENSKQRAEVVQPQGSAGS, encoded by the coding sequence ATGGCCTGGGAAATGGCGATTCGAGTAATCTTTATCATTTCAGTCATTGCCGCCGGCTACCACCTGCGGCCCTTTCATTGGTCTTCATTGGTTTCTTCTTTGGTTGGCGCGGTATTGGCATTTGCCTTCGTGTTTATCGAGATGCGCCTGAGGCAGGCCAGCCTTAAGCGCCTGATTGGCGCTGCGGTGGGCGGAACCCTGGGCGTCGTGGGCGCGCTCATCATCAGCCATCTGTTGAACCTCACTTCGCTGGAGAGAATGTCGATTTCGTACGTCCAGATCATTCTCCTGCTGCTGCTGGGTTACGTGGGCATCGTCGTGGGCGCGTCGAAGGGCGATCTGCTGAACCTGGCGGCGATGGGCGGAATATTCGCTGCGGAGCGGCAAGGCAGGAAGAGCAGCAAGATTCTGGATACCAGCGTGATCATCGACGGCCGGATTGCCGACATCTGCGAAACGGGATTTATCGAGGGCCCGCTAATCCTGCCGCAGTTCGTGCTGCGCGAATTGCAACTGGTGGCCGACTCGACGGACCCCATGAAGCGCAATCGCGGCCGGCGGGGCCTGGACGTCATGCATCGCATTCAGAAAATAGCTACCGTCCAGGTGCAGATTGTAGAAGAAGACTTTCCTCACATCCGTGAGGTGGACCTGAAGCTGATCGAACTGGCCAAGAAACTTGAAGGAAAAATCCTGACCAACGACTTCAACCTGAACAAGGTTGCCCAGCTTCAGCGCGTGCCGGTGCTGAATATCAACGAACTGGCCAATGCCTTGAAGCCGGTGGTTCTTCCCGGCGAGATCATGCGGGTGTTCATCCTCAAGGAAGGCAAGGAATTTAACCAGGGGGTTGCCTACCTTGACGACGGCACGATGGTCGTCGTAGACAACGCCAAGAAGATGATCTCAAAGACCATCGATATCTCCGTGACTAGCGTCCTGCAGACGACTGCGGGCAAGATGATCTTCGGGAAGTACGAGAACAGCAAACAGAGGGCCGAGGTCGTCCAGCCTCAGGGCTCGGCGGGGTCATAG